The sequence CCGTTACCCACGAtaaccaccacgtcaaccaagtgcttgatcatggtggaggtcggaattatccccctatgcacaacctttGGCCTTCCATctttccaacctccgtgggcagtcgtagagggcagcgtcgcaatttccgcatcgccgtGCCCGTCTCATCGTCGTGCCCTGGGAACGTAGGCACTTTCCGAGCACTGGCCAAGCTGGCTTGGGTTCCCCTTATATAGAAAACTACGTctatacgttggatagttaatCTTTCACCTGACGGTAgtgcatattttaaaaactttataaacactttatttgaaaagatagagcaatgcatgtacctccgccattGAATGGGCTCTGTTGAAATATCAACCAATTTGACATGTGACTTTtagaaaagagtgagtgagtgagtgagttaatatttaacgtcacatcggcaatatctcagctatatcgtgacgagaacatttaatactgaaatgagtgagtgagtgagttaatatttaacgtcacatcggcaatatctcagccatatcgtgacgagaacgtttaatactgacgtgaaatatatggatactataaaaacctgtcaacgagggacagtaaaacaactagaatatcacaaatatgattaaaactagtgtggaaagttaaaaataatatcactattcggacaatacaacataaaatcaggctatagattgccaacgaccggaggtagatcaccatactagggaccatggggactttcagtacctttgctacctgcatggaccctagtttgATTTACAtaatcccctcagctgttagcaatttcgtcacatctagccaaaaattagaagtacacatatactacgattaaaaacagtggaagtctaaacgtaccctctcaggaggacaataattttacggtacttcaaccccctttgagggtacagccactaacaattcaagttactaatctaaactaccatgaattaaaatgcagctatctacagaaaaTGATAATCGAAATTcaatgatgaaatcaatttcttttaaaaatacaagaattaaatgagaacttacggcgttaaaaatatccttaattgttttttatcccttatgatggagaattcaacacagtcaagcaagatatgcttgaccgtggttctctcatcacaacggatgcaaaacggaggatcctcacctttcaataggtatgaatgagtatatcgtgtatggccaatacgacatcgccgcatgatgacctcttcaaatctggactgacaacccaagtaggtgtaaccaatatacggttttatttcatgtactttattgatgcctacctgggtgtcccacttcttctgcatcagatcaaggatgtaagttctaatgctagctttataatcactgtatggaataagaagtggtgtcacagatttgttgagtgctgccttggcagcaagatcagccatcacatttccagaaatacctacttgactgggtaaccaacaaaagacgatgtcgtattggccagtagcaagattattatacagttcaataatttcaattaaaagtggatgtttacaagaaacatttttaatagcctgaaggcaagaaagagagtcggaatatattatatactgtttaagtttcgggcgtctttgaatatatttgatagctgtcaatatggcgttagcttctgctgtaaaagtagaactattatctggtaatctagaagatatcgttctggatccagtgacagtagcacaagcaactgccccaccgtccttggacccatctgtaaataaggatttgtaattgttatatgtatgtttcaattgattatattcttgtttatactgtaattcattcgtttctgattttttaaatgtagttaatgttaggtcaacctgtggcctaaccaactgccaagggggagaggaaagaagacggaaaggagctatcttgtccagctcaataccaacagcagcaataaacggctttattctgagcccacgaggtggaacaagagaagactttttgctaaataaatcctcataaacatgattgaagacacagttatatgcagggttagattcgttagagtatagttttgtgatatattgtaaagataatttaatacggcgttgtgcaagaaaTGGTTCACCGgtctcaacgtaaagactgttaataggtgaagttctgaaggacccaagacaaagtcttagaccttggtgatggacaggatcaagaagtttaagatagcttttgcaggctcctccatagacgatggagccataatcaagtttagaacgaacgagtggtcgatatagatggagaaggtgcataatttaaataaatttcaaattttaaatgctatagcacggcgtacttttaaacaaaacaaacgccaatcttggcaaaattatgtgtccaaaataaattctcggacacccatgtccaaggtatgtccattatcttaaacatggagatcaatcgtttactgataaatcagatattgctaataaactaggtgaaacccttgctaaccactcttcctcttcaaattacgtaccaaaattccaccaatatcaaaaacaacaagaaaagaaaactattaattttaattctgataatggggaagattataatgaaactgtttctattcatgaactccatactgctcttgatcaagctcatgacactgctacatgaactgataacatacattatcaactcctgaaacacttaccggaatcctgcctagaaactcttctcaatatttttgatgctATTTGGatatcgggtaactttcctccttcatggcgtgacgccatagtagtaccaatacctaaacctggacgtgatcatacggatccgtccaattattgACCtttttcactaactagctgtgtttgcaagaccatggaacgcatgataaatgaTCGACTtgttggtacttggaaacaaataatcttatcacagatatacaatgtagtTTCCGTAAAaccagaagtactgtcgatcacttagtgcgactggaatcatttgttaaaaacgcactagttaataaacaacatgctgtgtctatctttttgatcttgaaaaaacatatgacacaacctggaatcatggtattttgagggatttacatgacttcggtttgcgaggtcgtttgcctcaatttatagccaactatttaaatgacagacaattccaggtccgtgtgggttctaccctgtctgatcattacaatcaggatcagggtgttccacaagccagtattttatctgtcattctttttagcatcacgatcaacagtttatcaaacgttttaaacgattcaattgatggatcgttatttgtggatgatgttaatatttgttgtcgtgttaaaaatatgcataccattgaacggcaattgcagttgtgtttaaccaagATTactaaatggtgtcttgaaaacggctttaaattttccaaatcgaaaactaactgcatacatttttgtcgtaagtacaaaccacataaataccctgaactgtctctagatgggacgcccattaaagttgtgaagcaagccaaattcttgggtctaatctttgattcacatttaatctttttaccacatattaaatctcttaaaactaaatgcccgaaagcacttgacttattgaCAGTGGTGTCAAATGCAAAATGGGAGGGAATCAAGCTActcttctccatctatatcgatcactcgttcgttctaaacttgattatggcgcCATCGTAtctggtggagcctgcaaaagcaaccctggacttcttgattctgtccactaCCAGGgtttgagactttgtcttggatctttccgaacttcacctgttgacagtctttgcgatgaggccgatgaaccatctcttgcaaaAACgtcgtatcaaattatctttacactgtatcaatatatatgtttactaaattatactctaacgaatataaccctgcatataactgtgtcttcaatcctctttatgaggatttgtataacacaacggcttctcttgttccacctcttgggctcagaataaagccgtttattgctgctgctggtattgagctgaacaatatagctcctttccgtcttctgtgttctcctccttggcagatggttaggccacaggatGACCAAgtattaactacatttaaaaaatcagaaacgaatgcattacagtataaacaagaatatcatcaactgatacataaatatggcaattataaatccttatttacagatgggtccagggacggtggcacagttgcttgtgccactgtcacgggatccagaacaatatcttctagactaccagataatacttctatttttacagcagaagctaacgccatactaacggctgttaaatacatacaaagacaccctaaacataaagagtatataatctattcagacgctctctcttgccttcagacgattaaaaatatttcttgtaaacatccacttttaatagaaattattgaattgtacactAATCTTGTTATTGGCCAGTGCTACATCGTCTTTTCTTGGTTAcgtagtcacgttggcatttctggtaacacaatggctgatcttgctgctaaggcagcactcaacaaatctgtggcaCTACTTCTTATTtaatactcagattataaagctacaataagatgttacatccgtgatctgatgcagaagaagtgggacacccaaatgggtataaataaactacatgaaataaaaccttatatcggttatacttacttaattcaaaaactttgaaggatctttttaattatgtttgctcTCACTcagttattgcatttttaaaagaattagatttatcgtaaatagataaatattttatggttggaagtttgaattagtaacttagtgttagtggctgtatcctcgaggggggttaaagcactgtaaaattattgtcctcctgagagggtacgtaagtccagaaatatttgaagtcaaatttgaagTCAAAATCTTCCATATTttcttagccgtagtatttctgtgaCTTtgatttgtggctaatcttgcatacaatcaccagcagctgaggtgatggtgtaaatccagctagggaccatgcaggtagcaaaactactgtaactccccatggcccctagtatggggatctaccttcacttgttggtgatctatagcctgtttgtatattgtattgtctgaacagggatattatttttaacttttcacgctagttttatttcttattgtgatattctagttgttttactgtccatcgtcgacaggtttctatcatatacatagattccttttttaagaaagctctcgtcacgatatggctgcaatactgctgatgtgacgttaaatgttaactcactcacttgaatacccttggatacagcaaaggggttaagctttatcgatgtcttgtcaggagtctcaattaCAATGAAACGCGgtcaatactcaatcgatgcagatggtcagtatcaacagggtcaatatcaagtggacgttttgttttttttggttggagtttcataagtcATGGTtagtgtcatatggttcatcatccgagctccccacccaccacggagtatcacaaggacaatgctaaagcaagtgggcctccagcttacagcaccaaggatacccggatgatatactccagcagaagaattataaattattaatctaccagattgacccatgagccaccgccttctgggcataagactctaggcaaagttcatatcaaaattcaaaacaacatatttgaaaatcaaaatacgccaagaccgaaagtgaaatttgtgcaatgacatacatatatatacttcatgcacagggcttggcatgaccagccgaatggttgaaccgggcccattcaacgacccgtctaggcgaagtcagggccaaagtggcaagtcagggcaacaggaacacagttgcaagcccctattgccctcaaccaccaggaacCCTTTCTCCGTCGAcgcagggccgcaacccacggaaaacgggttggtggaccaaatattctcCCCCCCCCCTTAAGTTCGCTTCCCCGCAACCACAGTCAATTTATCGCTAAGCGTTTTAGTGCGATTCCACTTTTTAGTTAACAAATCAAAATGTCCGCCATGTGGTGAAAAACGGAGGTGGTTCTGTATCAGGGCTGGTGTATAATGAAGTGAATGGATGTTTGTTGTAGCAATCCGTGCACTTGTTCTGGTCGATAGCCTGGATTTTTGTCAAATAGCGCTGTACGTCTCTGTATAGCATACATTGCGTCAAGCAAAATTCACTCGCCGGCTAGACGCCGAGCACACCTTGCTTTACTGCGAAGTCATCTATTTCTATGCCGGACTGGAACAACCAGTGTTTGGTTCGGTATATGCCAGCCAGATGGAACCCTACACCAGTCGCCCCACGACCATTGGTCAGTTTAAGAACGGGGTGAGCTGGATCAAAGGGGGGAAGACCCTACACTGAGACAGACCTGAACTGACGCTCGCCAAGTACAGTACAGTCTCCCGAGAGGGGGCATGCCTGCCTTTGCCTGCCCTCTCTGCCTGCCTGCCTCTGCCTGCTTGCCTCTGCCTGCTTGCCTCTGCTTGCCTCTGCCTGCCCCTGCCTGCCTCTGCCTGCCTCTGCCTGCCTGCCTCTACCTGCCTCTGCCTGCCTCCGCCGGCCCCTGCCTGCCTGCCCCTGCCTGCCTCTGCCTGCCTCTGCCTGCCTGCCTCTGCCTGCCTCTGCCTGCCTCTGCCTGCCTGCCTCTACCTGCCTCTGCCTGCCTCCGCCGGCCCCTGCCTGCCTGCCCCTGCCTGCCTCTGCCTGCCTGCCTCTGCCTGCCTCTGCCTGCCTCTGCCTGCCTCTACCTGCCTCTGCCTGCCTCTGCCTGCCTGCATCTGCCTACCTCTGCCTGCCTGCCTCTGCCTGCCTGCCTCTGCCTGCCTCTGCCTGCCTCTGCCTGCCTGCATCTGCCTACCTCTGACTGCCTGCCTCTGCCTGCCTCTACCGCCCCTGATCGACCACCTGCTGACCGATGCTATGAGTGAATAAATTCGTTCCTTGAAAATCTCTGGTTGTTCTCGACTTGTACTTTTTACATGTACAAGACCTATGAAGTCATAAATAGGGATCATCAATGCAAATGCACGGGCATTATTTCCGAGATCATCAACATGCACGTCTTACCAGCAACGCACTCGCAAAGCAAACTCAAACCCGTGAAATAGTCGTGCAAAATGTGCTGCTctgaagggtgagtgagtgaattaaattTTACAACGCTTCGGCAATATTACaaccatatagcgatgaaaGGAAAGTTATCAATTTAAGACTTTAACTGTAAAGGGCAATacaatagaaaaaaaaaacaggctatagatcgccacagctgaaggtacatcaccacacccgagaccatggggacttacagtgcatttgctacctgcgtggaaCTTGTGTTGAtcacccactcagccactggcgaGTGAGGGAACAATTTAGCcgatttttaaaagaacaaaaatattacGTTTGGAACAAGCTGATATTTAACTTTGAGAGTTTGGGGAACTGCGTATCCTCTCACAGGGACAGTAATTTaacgctactttaacccccatcgtggatacagccactaacaatctttgtTTGCTGAGGATCTGCCTCGCACTCTTTTGTTGGGCGACCAGTTGATTGTCTTACAACAgatgttttcagacacgtctATCATCAAAAACTGAATTTTATTCCTGACCCTTCTGGGGATCTGCTTTTCAAGAATCTGAGTTTTTACTTTTGGTTTGAATGAGACCTTGCGCCAAACCAATAATAGCTAGTGACTAGCTTTGATTGCACTCGAAGTGTGAAAAACGTGGCGAGTAAGTAATTGTTTTTGGCAAAATTCGGGACGTTATTAACAGGATTTATTTTCAAGAGGGCtttagtgtgtttgtgttgtttcatAGGCCATGATTAGTGTTTAAATTTCTTCATCTGAGCTCccatccaccacggagtatcacaagcaCAATCTTAATAAACACGTGGTTGTCCAATACAatgatactcggatgatatacaccagcAGAAACACTAAGCCGATTGATacaaccgggcccattcaaccacctgtGTTGTGTAGGGCATTTGAATGTTGTTCCACTCAACCACTTCCTTCCCCCACCAACACAGTGTGGTGCGGGCAATTAACATCAAACAGGTTGCCCATTTCGGTCTTACAACCCGCAATGGAGTGCTGTGACTCGATATGCCCTCGCGTCCACACGAGGGAGAAGGAGCTATTATCGTTACCCATGGTTGCTCCTCAAGGGTACACAGGGTCTCAGGTCAACATGAAATTTTAACCTGGCTGTTAAAGCCTGTGGATTGGTAGTAAGTGGAACAGGACTATGAATTACACCCTGTCGTACTAAAATAGATATCGGCCTGTGTGTTACATGGTCTTACTGGTGTATGCTATGCAGTTT comes from Haliotis asinina isolate JCU_RB_2024 chromosome 13, JCU_Hal_asi_v2, whole genome shotgun sequence and encodes:
- the LOC137259350 gene encoding uncharacterized protein produces the protein MPAFACPLCLPASACLPLPACLCLPLPAPACLCLPLPACLYLPLPASAGPCLPAPACLCLPLPACLCLPLPASACLPLPASACLRRPLPACPCLPLPACLCLPLPASACLYLPLPASACLHLPTSACLPLPACLCLPLPASACLHLPTSDCLPLPASTAPDRPPADRCYE